One part of the Treponema peruense genome encodes these proteins:
- a CDS encoding MinD/ParA family protein, whose product MEEQAKELRNIMNRVAEKAPKHKTRIIAITSGKGGVGKTNIAVNMAIAYAKVGKKVILIDGDLGMANVNVLLGVVPQYNLMQVINRQKTMKEIILDSEYGIKFIAGANGFSKIANLSKEELEYFAKEFASLSDADIIIIDTGAGISNNVLQFVAAADEVYVVTTPEPTAITDAYGMIKIITTELVDRQINIKLLVNKVHSAEESKRISERIITIVGQFLNYKVEFLGFVYDDPVVQAAVIRQKPFFVVNPTSKPSVCLSHIVGRIENTAPVESSSVMNFLGKFLGFKKNQ is encoded by the coding sequence ATGGAAGAACAGGCAAAAGAGCTTCGTAACATTATGAACAGGGTTGCAGAAAAAGCGCCGAAGCATAAGACAAGAATTATTGCAATTACAAGCGGAAAAGGCGGTGTAGGCAAAACCAATATTGCCGTAAATATGGCAATCGCATACGCAAAAGTCGGAAAAAAGGTCATTCTTATAGACGGGGACCTTGGAATGGCAAACGTAAATGTCCTTCTTGGAGTAGTTCCGCAGTACAATCTCATGCAGGTAATAAACCGCCAGAAGACAATGAAAGAAATAATTCTTGACTCTGAATACGGAATCAAGTTTATAGCCGGTGCAAACGGGTTTTCAAAGATAGCCAATCTTTCAAAGGAAGAACTTGAATATTTTGCAAAGGAATTTGCGTCCCTTTCAGATGCAGATATAATCATTATCGATACTGGCGCCGGTATTTCAAATAATGTTCTTCAGTTTGTTGCGGCTGCCGATGAGGTTTATGTAGTTACAACACCGGAACCTACCGCAATAACCGATGCATACGGAATGATCAAGATAATTACAACTGAACTTGTAGACAGGCAGATAAACATAAAGCTTCTTGTAAACAAGGTTCATTCAGCAGAAGAAAGCAAGCGCATTTCAGAAAGAATTATTACTATTGTAGGACAGTTTCTTAATTACAAGGTTGAATTTCTGGGATTCGTTTACGATGATCCTGTAGTCCAGGCTGCGGTTATAAGACAGAAGCCGTTTTTTGTAGTAAATCCTACATCAAAGCCTTCTGTTTGTCTGAGCCATATTGTAGGCAGAATAGAAAATACTGCACCTGTAGAAAGTTCTAGCGTAATGAATTTTCTCGGGAAATTTCTTGGGTTCAAAAAAAACCAGTGA
- the whiG gene encoding RNA polymerase sigma factor WhiG, with the protein MASLGLDEKEEEKLWNEFKKTKSSAIRDKFIRQYMPLVKYVAGKVSTGMPESVEFDDLVGFGQFGLLDAINKFDPDKNVKFKTYAVTRIRGAIFDELRELDWVPRSVRQKSKEIEDAIVELEARLGRTATDAEIAKSMNMTENEYQTTVMKVSGTSVLSLNDVWYSGDDSEHISIGDSIEAPNSLNPDVIVEREEIRRVIIQSINELPKNEKMVIVLYYHEDLTFKEIGQVLNVSESRISQLHTKANLRLRAKLTSLRKGIF; encoded by the coding sequence ATGGCAAGTCTGGGATTAGACGAAAAAGAAGAAGAAAAACTTTGGAATGAGTTCAAAAAAACAAAGTCCTCAGCGATTCGAGACAAATTTATAAGGCAGTATATGCCTCTTGTAAAGTATGTCGCAGGAAAGGTATCTACAGGCATGCCGGAAAGCGTGGAATTTGATGATTTGGTCGGGTTTGGTCAGTTTGGACTTTTGGACGCCATCAATAAATTTGATCCCGACAAGAATGTTAAGTTCAAGACTTATGCCGTAACAAGAATCCGCGGTGCTATTTTTGATGAGCTCCGTGAACTTGACTGGGTTCCGCGTTCGGTAAGACAAAAATCAAAAGAAATAGAAGATGCCATTGTTGAACTCGAAGCACGTCTCGGAAGAACTGCCACTGACGCAGAAATTGCAAAGTCAATGAACATGACAGAAAACGAGTACCAGACAACGGTAATGAAGGTAAGCGGAACCAGTGTGCTTTCACTTAATGACGTATGGTATTCCGGAGATGACAGCGAGCATATTTCGATTGGTGACAGCATAGAAGCACCCAACAGCCTTAACCCCGATGTAATTGTAGAGCGCGAAGAAATACGCCGTGTAATTATTCAGTCTATCAACGAACTTCCCAAAAATGAAAAGATGGTTATTGTTCTTTATTACCATGAAGATCTTACCTTTAAGGAAATAGGACAGGTTCTGAATGTAAGCGAAAGCCGTATAAGCCAGCTTCACACAAAGGCAAACCTCAGGTTGCGCGCCAAACTTACAAGCCTTAGAAAGGGTATTTTCTAG
- a CDS encoding aldose epimerase family protein: MGNLKISKAKFGTLYDGTKIHIYTVSNGKMSFSTTDYGCTITSILLPSSDGKCIDALLGCSTLDGYASSSCCFGTVVGRFANRIGNASFTLDGKSYSLDKNDGENCLHGGFDRYEKKVWNAKKIRTNNGIGIEFTRTSPAGEQGMPGNVKLKVVYTLNEDNELTLDYSAKTDAATPINLTNHAYFNLKGYDGGTIEDQELQLDCSHFLEVDKALIPTGKLVDVSSAPAFDFRKAKTFGKDMKNTEFGYDHAFCIDAPVDGKVRKFAVMKDPVSGRTMTVSTTLPACQVYTANFIEGQIGKNGHIHHVHDAVCLETEAYPDAPNKESFPSCIVRPEKPYHETTVYKFGF; the protein is encoded by the coding sequence ATGGGAAATTTAAAGATATCAAAAGCTAAGTTCGGCACATTGTACGACGGAACTAAGATTCACATTTATACTGTTTCCAACGGTAAAATGAGTTTTTCCACCACAGACTACGGTTGCACTATTACAAGTATTCTGCTTCCTTCTTCAGATGGAAAATGTATTGACGCGCTGCTCGGTTGTTCAACTCTGGACGGTTATGCAAGCAGTTCTTGCTGTTTTGGCACTGTAGTAGGCAGATTTGCAAACCGTATAGGCAATGCTTCGTTTACTCTTGACGGAAAGTCATACAGCCTTGACAAAAATGACGGTGAAAACTGTCTTCATGGCGGCTTTGACCGTTACGAAAAAAAAGTCTGGAATGCAAAAAAAATCAGAACCAATAACGGCATTGGAATTGAATTTACAAGAACAAGTCCTGCCGGTGAACAGGGAATGCCTGGTAACGTTAAGCTTAAGGTAGTTTACACCCTTAACGAAGACAATGAACTTACCCTTGATTATTCTGCAAAAACAGATGCAGCAACTCCAATAAATCTTACAAACCATGCATATTTTAACCTCAAGGGTTATGACGGCGGAACAATTGAAGATCAGGAACTTCAGCTTGACTGCAGCCACTTCCTTGAAGTAGACAAAGCCCTTATTCCGACAGGAAAACTTGTTGACGTAAGCAGTGCCCCGGCATTTGACTTCCGCAAGGCAAAAACTTTCGGAAAGGACATGAAGAATACTGAATTCGGCTATGACCATGCATTCTGTATTGATGCCCCGGTTGACGGCAAGGTAAGAAAATTTGCCGTAATGAAAGATCCTGTAAGCGGCCGCACAATGACTGTTTCTACTACTCTTCCCGCATGCCAGGTATATACGGCAAACTTTATTGAAGGACAGATTGGAAAGAACGGACATATTCACCATGTGCATGATGCCGTCTGTCTTGAAACAGAAGCTTACCCTGATGCACCGAACAAGGAGTCTTTCCCGAGCTGCATAGTGCGCCCCGAAAAGCCCTATCACGAGACTACTGTCTATAAGTTTGGTTTCTAA
- the fliR gene encoding flagellar biosynthetic protein FliR has translation MLNDIVAGAPVFLLVAARCFALIMTLPLFSSKTVPKMAKIALAGGLACFIFPRMSLASGAYSSYSTYISSSGNFSLEYVFLLLGEALIGIVMGFFIQIIFAAFSTAGQFFAFQMGFSASEVYDALSQVENPLMGQFLNFVAMLIFLQNRWFATLFAGALETSFKSLNVFSIIESGNTIALFMTRGLTLLFRDALVIALPIMATLFLINVTMGILSKAAPQMNLLSEGFPILILTAFYIIVTLVPQLCEFFVSCFAEGFRELEKFFLKLGGSV, from the coding sequence ATGCTGAATGATATTGTTGCTGGAGCGCCCGTTTTTCTTCTTGTTGCAGCCAGGTGCTTTGCGCTTATAATGACTCTTCCGCTTTTTTCTTCAAAAACTGTTCCAAAAATGGCAAAGATTGCACTTGCAGGCGGTCTGGCTTGTTTTATTTTTCCGCGGATGTCACTTGCTTCGGGTGCATATAGTTCCTATTCAACATATATTTCCTCTTCAGGGAACTTTAGCCTTGAATATGTTTTTCTTCTTCTTGGGGAAGCGCTCATCGGTATTGTGATGGGTTTTTTTATTCAGATTATTTTTGCTGCCTTCAGTACAGCCGGACAGTTTTTTGCCTTTCAGATGGGATTCAGTGCCAGTGAAGTTTATGATGCTTTGAGCCAGGTTGAAAATCCTCTTATGGGACAGTTTCTTAACTTTGTTGCAATGCTTATTTTTTTGCAAAACAGGTGGTTTGCAACACTTTTTGCCGGTGCACTCGAGACAAGCTTCAAAAGCCTGAATGTTTTTTCTATTATAGAAAGCGGAAACACAATTGCACTTTTTATGACACGCGGACTTACCCTTTTGTTTAGGGATGCGCTTGTTATAGCCCTGCCCATTATGGCAACACTTTTTCTTATAAACGTAACGATGGGTATTCTTTCAAAAGCCGCACCGCAGATGAATCTTCTGTCAGAAGGTTTTCCAATTCTTATTCTTACAGCTTTCTATATTATTGTGACCCTTGTTCCGCAGTTGTGCGAATTCTTTGTGTCGTGTTTTGCAGAAGGTTTCCGCGAACTCGAAAAATTTTTTCTTAAGCTGGGCGGAAGTGTATGA
- a CDS encoding flagellar biosynthesis protein FlhF — protein sequence MSSKSITPPGIIETVLGRTRDECIKKIFDKYGKNYTIDGMRTVLRKGFLGIQKDYVEIKYHAENLPELRSSPYGMSLSGQYANAYSAPQRSGSPSSADFMRSRAEILNNAPDTSNIQFKKLFNQIENMSKNLDSIKQATMSGEEHKNIKKIQDLLDDNGFTRTYIEKMCARLKNELSLDELDDFEKVQSLVVDWIGEGILIDRDNSRRTPKVIVIVGPTGVGKTTTVAKMAARIAVSSKNNSPDAVPPKIRMITIDTMRVAAVEQLSHWAEIIGVNVDQAESSSDLQTLYRNYSGNADYIFIDTSGYSPNDFENIARMRKILNVENMQETVYLAIVAGINARDLENIIRNYEGFNFKSVIITKCDETSTYGNVLSVLSEKNKSIAWITSGQEVLHTIERGNRIRFLRGLRGFNVDMDHLREKFGETTDDIENR from the coding sequence ATGAGCAGTAAAAGTATTACTCCTCCGGGAATAATAGAAACGGTTCTCGGACGTACAAGAGATGAATGTATTAAGAAAATCTTTGACAAATACGGGAAAAACTATACCATAGACGGAATGCGTACTGTTTTGCGCAAGGGATTTTTGGGTATCCAGAAAGACTATGTCGAGATAAAGTATCATGCCGAAAATCTTCCCGAACTGCGCTCTTCTCCTTACGGAATGTCTCTTTCGGGTCAGTACGCCAATGCATATTCAGCACCGCAGCGCAGCGGCAGTCCTTCTTCTGCAGACTTTATGCGTTCCAGGGCAGAAATATTGAACAATGCTCCTGACACAAGCAACATTCAATTTAAAAAACTCTTTAACCAGATAGAGAACATGTCAAAAAATCTTGACTCCATCAAGCAGGCAACAATGTCCGGTGAAGAGCACAAGAATATAAAAAAAATTCAGGATCTTCTTGATGACAACGGATTTACCCGCACTTATATAGAAAAAATGTGTGCGCGTCTTAAGAATGAACTGAGTCTTGACGAACTGGATGACTTTGAAAAAGTTCAGTCTCTGGTTGTTGACTGGATTGGGGAAGGAATCCTCATTGACCGTGACAATTCCCGCAGAACACCAAAAGTTATTGTCATTGTAGGACCAACCGGTGTAGGAAAGACAACAACTGTTGCAAAAATGGCCGCAAGAATAGCCGTTTCTTCAAAGAACAATTCGCCGGATGCAGTTCCTCCAAAAATCCGCATGATTACAATAGATACGATGCGTGTCGCCGCGGTTGAACAGCTGTCGCACTGGGCCGAAATTATAGGCGTCAATGTAGACCAGGCCGAAAGTTCTTCTGACCTTCAGACTCTATACCGCAATTACAGCGGGAATGCGGACTACATTTTTATAGATACTTCGGGATACAGTCCCAACGATTTTGAGAACATTGCCCGCATGAGAAAAATACTCAATGTAGAAAACATGCAGGAAACTGTTTATCTTGCAATCGTAGCTGGAATAAATGCGCGCGATCTTGAAAACATCATCAGAAATTATGAAGGCTTTAATTTCAAAAGCGTCATAATAACAAAGTGTGACGAAACTTCAACTTACGGCAACGTACTGAGCGTGCTTTCAGAAAAGAACAAGAGCATAGCCTGGATTACCAGCGGCCAGGAAGTTCTGCACACAATAGAGCGTGGAAACCGCATCCGTTTTCTGCGTGGACTCAGGGGCTTTAACGTAGACATGGATCATCTTAGAGAAAAGTTCGGCGAAACGACGGACGATATAGAAAACAGATAG
- the flhB gene encoding flagellar biosynthesis protein FlhB, with protein MIDLQWFAAEDEGRTEEPSEYKLRKAREEGRVAKSQELNGIVVYLFAIVVLIIAAPWMERKFREILLFYFTRASSDNVSGAALYMIFFRYLLMMVLPISIAGIVAGVAVNLVQNRGFLFTTKTIEPKFSKIVPKFGEYFKKTLFSREGLFNVAKSILKVVLIAVIAWTMIRSDLDDTLAMLRTGGPELALRQIGSMTAKLLVVTALVLLAIGIVDYVVQRRQFLESMKMSKQEVKQEFKEMEGDPEVKSHLETAQRDMLKQSMPRAVKEADVVITNPTHYAVSLQWVRENSDAPQVTAKGEDLTAMRMKKIAAENDVPVVENRPLARGLYTDTEVGDIIPQDYLRAIATVYAQIGYMDKNQNKK; from the coding sequence ATGATTGACCTGCAGTGGTTTGCCGCCGAAGATGAAGGGCGCACAGAGGAACCTTCAGAGTATAAACTCCGCAAGGCACGTGAAGAGGGGCGTGTTGCAAAAAGTCAGGAACTTAACGGAATTGTCGTTTATCTTTTTGCAATTGTTGTTCTGATTATTGCAGCACCCTGGATGGAAAGAAAATTCAGGGAAATACTTCTGTTTTATTTTACCAGGGCTTCTTCTGACAATGTTTCAGGTGCTGCTCTTTATATGATTTTTTTTCGCTATCTTTTAATGATGGTCCTTCCTATAAGCATTGCGGGAATTGTTGCGGGCGTTGCGGTTAATCTTGTCCAGAACAGGGGATTTCTTTTTACTACAAAAACTATTGAGCCCAAGTTTTCAAAGATCGTTCCAAAATTCGGCGAGTATTTCAAAAAGACTCTTTTTTCGCGTGAAGGGCTTTTCAATGTGGCCAAGTCCATTCTTAAAGTAGTACTTATTGCTGTTATTGCATGGACAATGATACGTTCCGATCTGGATGATACGCTTGCCATGCTCAGAACAGGCGGCCCGGAACTTGCATTGCGTCAGATAGGTTCCATGACAGCAAAGCTTCTTGTTGTTACAGCTCTTGTTCTTCTTGCGATAGGCATTGTTGACTATGTTGTGCAGCGCCGGCAGTTTTTGGAAAGCATGAAAATGTCAAAGCAGGAAGTAAAGCAGGAATTCAAGGAGATGGAAGGAGACCCCGAAGTTAAAAGCCATCTCGAAACTGCCCAGCGTGATATGCTAAAGCAGAGTATGCCCCGCGCGGTAAAAGAAGCCGACGTGGTTATTACAAACCCTACGCATTATGCCGTTTCGCTCCAGTGGGTAAGGGAAAATTCCGACGCTCCACAGGTTACTGCAAAAGGTGAAGATCTTACCGCAATGAGAATGAAAAAAATCGCTGCAGAAAATGATGTTCCCGTTGTAGAGAACCGTCCGCTTGCCAGAGGTCTCTATACAGATACCGAAGTTGGTGATATAATACCCCAAGATTATCTTCGCGCCATTGCGACCGTTTATGCACAGATCGGTTATATGGACAAGAATCAAAATAAAAAATAG
- a CDS encoding FapA family protein produces MVTLDGIRPFMKKKLTEDKNIHAIEVRADTLEECLADASVQLETKTLNLEYEVLEKGSVGIIGLMKKPWKILVYENPEIVRQKKEEQGELGIDDNELEIAPVVVDTDGAFYVHRFGSHLYLKIVPPVGKGKSVAEKDVLSVINYCESAKFDESLVKSLCMAPNGTDGKYSEIGSYDHRDACDAILAVDISKDEMEATICVSAPQPQGSEITAENIHNALRIQGVQAGIDEERINAYVDTPVYDEPYVVASAIQPVNGRDAYIAYNFETDRSKLKLKETGNGQVDFKELNLIQNVVAGQPLATKMLPQRGKGGKTVLGRYLEAKNGKDINIPLGQNVKLDSDGRTIVAECAGHVMLVSGKITVEQVYEVKSVGSKTGNIDFMGTVVCKGDVQDGYSIKAAGNIEVYGSVEKCHLEADGDIVISQGVMGRDEGEIICGKTLWARFIQNAKVEAGENVVVNDSIINSEVSAKKKIILKGKRASIKGGHLFATEEILAKDIGSAGGGNETLLEVGFDPEAKKRLLELSAMKTNFEKEQEEIKLNIETLENQKKIRRSLPAEKEEKLNEFKSKNEELKQQIGDKDEEIQKIQSHLHELKVVGRVSASGTVYPGVKITVRDAILEPPNEYKAVSFFYDKGFVRMDKYSPSQNDGEEGADGYTTN; encoded by the coding sequence TTGGTTACATTAGACGGCATTCGTCCTTTTATGAAAAAAAAACTCACCGAGGACAAGAATATCCATGCCATAGAAGTCAGGGCCGACACTCTTGAAGAATGCCTTGCAGATGCTTCTGTTCAGCTCGAAACAAAAACGCTCAATCTTGAATATGAAGTTCTTGAAAAAGGTTCTGTCGGAATCATCGGTCTTATGAAAAAACCATGGAAAATCCTTGTTTACGAAAATCCTGAAATTGTGCGGCAAAAGAAAGAAGAACAGGGTGAACTTGGAATTGACGACAATGAACTTGAGATCGCTCCTGTTGTTGTTGATACTGACGGCGCATTTTATGTTCACCGCTTTGGTTCCCATCTGTACCTTAAAATTGTTCCTCCCGTCGGAAAGGGAAAGAGTGTTGCCGAAAAAGATGTGCTTTCTGTCATAAATTACTGTGAAAGTGCAAAATTCGACGAGTCTCTTGTAAAAAGCCTGTGCATGGCTCCGAATGGAACTGACGGCAAGTATTCTGAAATTGGTTCCTATGATCATCGGGATGCCTGCGACGCTATTCTTGCGGTTGATATTTCAAAGGATGAAATGGAAGCTACAATATGTGTTTCTGCCCCGCAGCCTCAGGGTTCTGAAATTACTGCAGAAAATATACACAACGCTCTGCGCATTCAGGGTGTACAGGCAGGCATTGACGAAGAAAGAATAAACGCTTATGTAGATACACCTGTTTATGACGAGCCTTATGTTGTGGCATCTGCAATTCAGCCTGTAAACGGCCGCGATGCTTATATTGCATACAATTTTGAAACTGACAGGTCAAAGCTCAAGCTTAAGGAAACAGGTAACGGACAGGTTGACTTCAAGGAACTCAATCTTATCCAGAACGTTGTGGCCGGGCAGCCTCTTGCCACAAAAATGCTTCCACAGCGCGGTAAAGGCGGCAAAACAGTTTTGGGACGCTACCTCGAAGCAAAGAACGGAAAGGACATAAATATTCCCCTCGGACAGAATGTAAAACTTGACTCTGATGGACGCACCATTGTTGCAGAATGTGCAGGACACGTAATGCTGGTTTCTGGAAAGATTACGGTTGAGCAGGTTTATGAAGTCAAAAGTGTCGGCAGCAAGACAGGTAACATTGACTTTATGGGTACTGTTGTCTGCAAGGGTGATGTTCAGGACGGTTACAGCATAAAGGCTGCAGGAAATATAGAAGTGTACGGTTCCGTAGAGAAGTGCCATCTTGAAGCCGACGGTGATATTGTTATTTCGCAGGGAGTTATGGGCCGTGACGAAGGTGAAATCATCTGCGGAAAAACTCTCTGGGCGCGTTTCATTCAGAATGCAAAAGTTGAAGCCGGTGAAAATGTCGTCGTAAATGACAGTATAATCAACAGTGAAGTGTCTGCAAAAAAGAAAATTATCCTTAAGGGAAAGCGTGCTTCTATAAAAGGCGGCCATCTTTTTGCAACAGAAGAAATTCTTGCCAAAGACATTGGTTCTGCCGGCGGCGGAAACGAAACCCTTCTTGAAGTAGGATTTGACCCCGAAGCCAAAAAGCGTCTTCTCGAACTTTCTGCAATGAAAACCAACTTTGAAAAAGAACAGGAAGAAATTAAACTCAATATAGAAACGCTTGAAAACCAAAAGAAGATACGGCGTTCACTTCCGGCAGAAAAAGAAGAAAAGCTCAACGAATTCAAGTCCAAAAATGAAGAACTCAAGCAGCAGATTGGTGACAAGGATGAAGAAATCCAGAAGATTCAGAGTCACCTGCATGAACTCAAGGTAGTAGGCAGGGTAAGTGCTTCCGGAACAGTGTATCCTGGGGTAAAAATTACGGTCAGGGATGCCATTCTGGAACCGCCCAATGAATACAAGGCTGTCAGTTTTTTCTATGACAAGGGATTTGTGAGAATGGACAAATACAGCCCGTCCCAGAACGACGGGGAGGAAGGAGCTGATGGCTATACAACCAATTGA
- a CDS encoding flagellar biosynthesis protein FlhA, translating into MPEKQTLGKTIFSFITSNILPVAALVVVMFMFIPLGKTVIDIMMVLNLAVSFVILLTVVYMKRAADFSSFPRVVLLVTLFGLAINVASTRNILMNPVSPSGIMTGQSEMVQAFANIVAGDNVIIGFIIFIILIVVQVLVVTKGADRVSEVSARFTLDSMNSKMFVIQNQMQSGSITEDEANLKIAQLRQEIDFYSAMDGSSKFVSGNVKAGIFITVVNLVGGMITGIMAGLSPMVALNSYAKLTIGDGLMSQLPALLLSFSTGLLVTGSSSEEFLSDQLKKQFSLDGTIYCIVGAALAVLGFAFHNGSTFYLVGIGAVLVIFGARIKKSQETQAVAKKAAEAESRFKKQTGGGPEDLSPVVKLDELSLEIGYALFPLVDKEKGAEILERITKIRREEAHDLGLVVPPIHIIDQMELEPEEYSFKIRGIEVGRSRLKIGYYMCLNTGNVPKDKIIVGEQTRDPAFGMEAIWLPESRKLEAEKAGYAVIDLPTILATHLTELIKRHAANILTRQEVKNIVEKIRESNPVVVDEVMSGEHKFTYGEIEAVLKNLLAEQVSIRNMVTILETLGDYGKITRDIWQLSEKVREALGAQICSQYVDENKVLHVMNLSQELSQKILEHRAEVPGKKPFVAFDPVDARRFISAMGKYISAVRDRNFLPIVLCPDEVRLLVKSATEREIPGLVVLSIGEVMAAGPDIKVEALGEINEQ; encoded by the coding sequence ATGCCGGAAAAACAAACTCTAGGAAAAACAATATTCTCGTTTATTACGTCAAACATTCTGCCGGTTGCGGCACTTGTTGTCGTTATGTTCATGTTTATTCCGCTGGGAAAGACTGTAATTGACATTATGATGGTGCTCAATCTGGCGGTCTCTTTTGTAATTCTTCTTACTGTAGTTTACATGAAGCGGGCGGCGGACTTTTCTTCGTTCCCGCGAGTTGTTCTTCTTGTTACGCTTTTCGGCCTTGCAATAAATGTCGCCTCTACCAGAAACATTCTTATGAATCCGGTTTCTCCTTCGGGAATAATGACCGGCCAGAGCGAGATGGTCCAGGCTTTTGCAAATATCGTTGCAGGTGACAATGTCATTATCGGTTTCATAATTTTTATTATTCTGATTGTTGTCCAGGTTCTTGTAGTTACAAAAGGTGCCGACCGTGTTTCAGAAGTTTCTGCAAGATTCACACTCGACAGTATGAACAGCAAGATGTTTGTAATCCAGAACCAGATGCAGTCAGGCTCAATTACAGAAGACGAAGCCAACCTTAAAATAGCACAGCTCAGGCAGGAAATAGATTTCTATTCTGCAATGGACGGTTCTTCAAAGTTCGTAAGCGGCAACGTAAAAGCCGGAATCTTCATTACAGTAGTAAATCTTGTGGGAGGAATGATTACCGGAATTATGGCCGGACTTTCCCCGATGGTCGCGCTCAACAGCTATGCAAAGCTTACAATTGGTGACGGTCTTATGTCACAGCTGCCGGCTCTTCTGCTTTCTTTTTCTACAGGACTTCTTGTTACAGGAAGCAGTTCCGAGGAATTTCTTTCGGACCAGCTCAAAAAGCAGTTCTCGCTTGACGGTACAATTTACTGCATTGTCGGTGCCGCCCTTGCGGTTCTTGGGTTTGCGTTCCATAACGGTTCTACATTTTATCTTGTCGGAATTGGTGCTGTGCTTGTTATTTTCGGTGCGCGCATCAAAAAAAGCCAGGAAACCCAGGCTGTGGCAAAAAAAGCGGCAGAAGCAGAGTCCCGTTTCAAAAAACAGACAGGCGGCGGTCCGGAAGATTTGTCACCTGTAGTCAAACTTGATGAACTTTCGCTCGAAATAGGATACGCGCTGTTTCCTCTGGTAGACAAAGAAAAGGGGGCAGAAATCCTTGAGCGCATTACAAAAATCCGCCGTGAAGAAGCGCATGATCTTGGACTTGTAGTTCCGCCCATTCACATCATTGACCAGATGGAACTTGAACCCGAAGAATATTCGTTCAAGATAAGGGGAATCGAAGTAGGACGCAGCCGGCTTAAGATAGGTTACTACATGTGTCTTAACACCGGCAATGTTCCGAAAGACAAAATTATTGTAGGTGAACAGACGCGGGATCCGGCTTTTGGTATGGAAGCAATATGGCTTCCCGAGTCAAGAAAGCTTGAGGCAGAAAAAGCCGGTTATGCCGTTATTGATCTTCCCACAATTCTTGCAACGCATCTTACCGAACTTATAAAAAGGCATGCGGCAAATATTCTTACCCGCCAGGAAGTCAAGAACATTGTCGAAAAAATCAGGGAATCAAATCCTGTTGTTGTTGACGAAGTCATGTCCGGTGAACACAAGTTTACTTACGGTGAAATCGAAGCCGTTCTCAAGAACCTTCTTGCCGAACAGGTGAGCATACGCAATATGGTTACTATACTTGAGACACTCGGCGACTACGGAAAGATTACGCGCGATATATGGCAACTTTCAGAAAAGGTACGCGAAGCTTTGGGTGCACAGATCTGCAGCCAGTACGTTGACGAAAACAAAGTGCTTCATGTAATGAACCTTTCGCAGGAACTTTCACAGAAGATTCTGGAACACAGGGCAGAAGTTCCAGGTAAAAAGCCGTTTGTTGCCTTTGACCCTGTAGATGCCAGACGCTTTATTTCGGCAATGGGAAAATATATATCTGCAGTAAGAGACAGAAATTTTCTTCCCATTGTGCTGTGCCCTGACGAAGTAAGGCTTCTTGTAAAATCGGCAACGGAAAGAGAAATTCCCGGTCTGGTAGTTCTTTCGATAGGTGAAGTAATGGCCGCCGGTCCTGATATAAAAGTTGAGGCTCTAGGAGAAATAAATGAGCAGTAA
- a CDS encoding V-type ATP synthase subunit E — translation MDVQLQELIDRIKKDGVASAEVSARSIIAEAEKKAASIIKEAELKADSIIRNAKSETERMEAASKDSITQAGRNLIISFRDGINRELSALVNAETEKAYDKDMLKKLVPETVKAWAANPEEGELSVILPAKDLKALETGFRTALKARISKGLEIKGDSSLSAGFRIGTKNGSSFYDFSAEEVASLFSSYLNPRTTELMKVAALSVKTTEEDFSEKEAAAPKIKPAAEKKTPVKRTSAKTTAAKTSAKKAAPKKTAAKRTSAAKDNK, via the coding sequence ATGGACGTCCAGTTGCAGGAATTAATCGACAGAATTAAAAAGGACGGAGTGGCTAGTGCAGAGGTTTCTGCCCGGTCAATTATTGCAGAGGCCGAAAAAAAAGCAGCATCTATAATAAAAGAGGCTGAATTAAAGGCTGACTCTATCATAAGAAATGCAAAGTCTGAAACAGAAAGAATGGAAGCCGCAAGCAAAGATTCCATTACTCAGGCCGGACGCAATCTTATTATTTCTTTCCGTGACGGAATAAACAGGGAACTTTCTGCACTTGTAAATGCAGAAACAGAAAAGGCCTATGACAAGGATATGTTAAAGAAACTTGTCCCCGAGACTGTAAAAGCCTGGGCTGCAAATCCCGAAGAGGGGGAACTTTCAGTTATTCTCCCTGCAAAAGATTTGAAGGCTCTCGAAACAGGTTTTAGAACTGCCCTTAAGGCAAGAATTTCAAAGGGCCTTGAGATAAAGGGTGATTCTTCACTTTCTGCAGGCTTCAGAATCGGTACAAAGAACGGAAGTTCATTCTATGACTTCAGTGCAGAAGAAGTTGCTTCTCTGTTCAGTTCATATCTTAATCCGCGCACGACTGAGCTTATGAAAGTTGCAGCCCTTAGCGTAAAGACAACAGAAGAAGATTTTTCTGAAAAAGAAGCAGCAGCACCTAAAATAAAACCTGCCGCTGAAAAAAAGACTCCGGTAAAAAGAACTTCTGCAAAAACAACTGCTGCGAAGACTTCAGCTAAAAAGGCTGCCCCTAAAAAAACAGCCGCAAAAAGAACTTCCGCCGCAAAGGACAATAAATAG